The Sparus aurata chromosome 14, fSpaAur1.1, whole genome shotgun sequence region CATTTACTCAAATACACAGTGGTTTCTACAAAATTTTGTCAACTTTCCAACACACTTAATGAATCACTCAGCAATGAGCTACATCAGTTGTGAGGGAAACACATCGAGAGAGACAATCTGGGCTACTTTGGTAAAACACGTGGAGTATTTACAGTTCAGGAACTTTGATCCAAAGACATAAATTCCAAATAATTTATAGCTCTCAAAGCTGAAAACAATGACATTAGAAAACACTTGTAAATAGTGACTTTCCTTCCCATCTATAAATGACATAAAGTGCCACGTTCCTCATATAAAAATATACTCTTCAAATTGTTTTGTAAGTTATATAAAGCctaaataaacatttctgaataCATTAAGGGTGCTGTCCAAAAATAGCTTTTTGAGGCCTTTGATCCTCTCATACCCCCTTCTGTGTGGTTAGGGCACATGCCATCCACCCAGGCAGGCCTTAACCGCGCTGGAAGGCCTTGTGTAAGCAGAGGCCACCATGTGGAATTCCACGTCTCTGCTGTTCATGGGAATGTTGGATGTATCTGAACCTGATTGCACCTCTATGGAGTTCCAATGAGGCTTACATGCTTTTCTCAGAAGTCAAGAGCCCTCTGTAAACAAAACGGTGAACATGGTGGGGATGGAAAGTGCCGTTGGAACTGACAGGTTGGGTGCTTAAAATAGTTTGGGGGTATTTTCTGCCTGTTTGACTCCTGGCGTAACAAAGGCTCTGAGTTCGGTGGatgggagggggagggggggggggggcatgtcCATGAGAGCGATGTCAGCACAGCACTTCGACAGCACAACCCTCAAATTACTGATATCccatgaaaaagagaaaaatgtgaatatgtgaGTGCAAGGAAAAATAACTACAGCAAAATACGCCACCAACAAATGATAATGGATACAAAATGAAATAGCCGAGGATTTCTCTGTTTTAGTGGCTGTAAATGTGACTCCAGCTCGAAATGTATCAGTAGCAACTGAAGAtgataaaagaggaaaaatgttaaaactgtcCTATAAGACTTACGGtttgaaatacataaataattttgtttaatttcagtgttCCAACAGAATACAGTGTGAGTGTACAGTTAAAAAGTATTTCACTGCCGTCATCCAACCCTGTCTTCCTTCATTGCAGTCTGAAGCGCCTTGCTATCGTAGCTTTTCCAGTTGCCGTGTAACAAAAGTCTTCTCAAGATCCAACAAtagtctttgttgtttttgttcctcttgTGTGAGACATCTGTAAGCGACATCTTTACAAGATGTTGTCTTCCAAACATTGCCTTGctggaggcaaaaaaaataGAACATCAAATCCTTTCAATGCAACATGCTGCGTTTTGTCACAGTTTTGTACCAGCGTGgtagaattattattttttttaatcacttgtgTCTCTTTTATTCCGATCCTCTCCAATcctcgtgtgtgttttttcattctttaaagAATTCCAAAATAggatgtaaaaatgtgcaaattgtTCAATAAATACTTCCAAGTCCTTCACTTCAAATTCCACTTTATCATAACCCTCTTGTCTTCTGTCACTGTCCGTCTTCCCCAGCCACTCCCCTGCTTCATCAATCCCTACTTGCAGGTGTAAACCTCTGATTTCTCGCTGCAGGTGTTGCACTTGACAAAACAGCACCAGTGGAACTTGCAGTTGCACTGCCAGATGCGCGTGTAGTGGTGTGTGTTGTAGCCCCGGCCACAGCACATCACATTACAACtgtctgtgtgggtggaggTGCCGTTGCACAGCCGGCCCCGTGTTCCTGTACTTCCTGTGACTGTGTCCTCTTCGCAGTAGTTGGGCGAACGCTCCAAGTAGACCAAGTCTGTGTCTGTGGGCTTCTGGTAACCGCGTGCTTCTTTGAGCCTTAGGAAGGAGGGCTGGCGGAGCCGCGAGGCCCGGACCGGCTCGACTTGAACCGCATCCATGTAGCGTTCCTTCAGCAGGTAGCCAATCTCTCTGAACTTGGGAAGGGTGATCCAGCAGGTCTTGGTGGTGCAGGAACCGGATACGCCGTGACACTTACACTCCAGCTTCATCCTCTCCTCTAGGATCTGATCACATAGAGAGTAGAAATTAGGTCTGTATGAATTAAAAGAGATAGTTAAGAGCTGAAAATATAGTCTGCATGATTCATTTACAGACGGGTGACAAATTAGGGAAAGAACAACTTAAAAACAGCTTCGGTGCTCCTTGGAATTGATTCAACAAgtctaaaaaaatatttcctccTTCGGTGTTTTCATGATGGTGGTGTTCAACTGGGTTGAGATTTGGTGACTGCGAAAGCCATGGCATATAATTCATATCATTTAACACACATCAAACCATTCAGTGACTCCTCGTCCCCTATGGATCATCGTGAAAGAGACTGCTCTCCTCACGATGGAAATGATTCATCATCAGATAAATGTAATCGCTCAGACAGACGGAACCAAACTATGCCACCAAAATGCCCCCCTAAATCATAACAGAGTCAGTGTTATGTTTTTTCATCCATTTATTCAAAGCCCCTGTAAGAAAGATAGTTATACTGCCGCTTTGTAGGTCGGAAGCATCCGGAAGCATCAGTATTCTACGACTAACAGTAATTGATGAGTTGGAGATGAGACTAAAAATTAACTATCTTACCAGCGGGAGCTTTAAGTTGGTCCCTTAATTTGTCGACTGTACATGTCCACGGCTCGAGTCTCAAACTGTCAATAGCGATCGCATAGCCTTCAAGCCTCTTTTGGTAAGCCCGCCGTCCGGCAGGCCAACTTTATGTCAAAAACCTGGGGAAAATAACTCATACCCCGAGACTGTAGTCTCTAATTAACTTTACCTTTCTTCAGACCACATAATGGCGCTACAGCCCAAGGAAACTGACCAGAGCTGTTGCGCAACCATACACGTATAGAATTACATTGTGGTTTGAGCCAGATTTCTATTATAATGCCATACTAACATTCTCAGATGACAACACTGACAGGTGACTATTTGCCCTTTTGACGCCCCACGTCTACTGGTATCGTAGCTACTTTTTCATCAATGAGAGCGTATGATCTTTAAGCGATCATAAGACCTTCTTGTAACTTGTTTGTCCTGGTCAAATCAGTGACTCCCCTTCATCCCGACTCTTAACTCTAACCCTACACTCTGGGGGGAGTTTGGTCTCGTCTTTGGTTGGTTCGGTCTTTGGTGCTGCcactgagagaggaagagagagagacttccAATAATATCCTCTATGCTCACTTAATGTGAGTAATTCATGAATGGACTGTAGGGCTATGGCACAATTCCATTTAGCATCTGCCAAGTTTTGCATTTCAGTCGCATTGCTGCACTTGTACTTGGACTTTAGAATCATGGACAGTCCATCCCAATTTTCCTTATATAATGTTATATAGGAGTGTGGTACCTTTCGCCCTGCCTCGTTGTTGTGCAGGTTCATCAGCCGGCGGGCGTTTTTCTTGATCTCCCGGGCGTCGACAAAGCGCCGCGAGAACTCCACCCCGTACTTAACATCGGCCGAGCAGCCTCCCCACTTCCAGCCCTCCTCCTGGTAGT contains the following coding sequences:
- the wnt7ba gene encoding protein Wnt-7b; its protein translation is MLIISSRSALLSVYYPQIFLILTSGSYLALSSVVALGANIICNKIPGLAPRQRALCQSRPDAIIVIGEGAQLGINECQYQFRYGRWNCSALGERTVFGQELRVGSREAAFTYAITAAGVAHAVTTACSQGNLSQCGCDREKQGYHDYQEEGWKWGGCSADVKYGVEFSRRFVDAREIKKNARRLMNLHNNEAGRKILEERMKLECKCHGVSGSCTTKTCWITLPKFREIGYLLKERYMDAVQVEPVRASRLRQPSFLRLKEARGYQKPTDTDLVYLERSPNYCEEDTVTGSTGTRGRLCNGTSTHTDSCNVMCCGRGYNTHHYTRIWQCNCKFHWCCFVKCNTCSEKSEVYTCK